One genomic window of Enoplosus armatus isolate fEnoArm2 chromosome 19, fEnoArm2.hap1, whole genome shotgun sequence includes the following:
- the churc1 gene encoding protein Churchill isoform X2, whose amino-acid sequence MCNGCVQKEYPDRGNTCLENGSYLMNYLGCANCHQRDFVLISNKTTEDDDGEEIVTYDPDVCKNCDHVIARHEYTFSVVDEYQEYTMLCMLCGKAEDSISVLPDDPRQSAPLF is encoded by the exons ATGTGCAACGGCTGTGTGCAAAAAGAATACCCGGACCGG GGGAACACTTGTCTGGAGAATGGCTCCTACCTGATGAACTACCTGGGCTGCGCCAACTGCCATCAGAGGGACTTTGTGCTGATCAGCAATAAAACCACAGAGGATGATGACGGAGAGGAGATAGTCACATATGA tccagatgtttgtaAAAACTGTGACCATGTCATCGCCAGGCACGAATACACTTTCTCTGTGGTTGATGAATATCAG GAGTACACTATGCTCTGCATGCTGTGTGGGAAGGCAGAGGACTCCATCAGTGTGTTACCCGATGACCCCAGACAGTCTGCACCTCTCTTCTAG
- the churc1 gene encoding protein Churchill isoform X1: protein MCNGCVQKEYPDRGNTCLENGSYLMNYLGCANCHQRDFVLISNKTTEDDDGEEIVTYDHVCKNCDHVIARHEYTFSVVDEYQEYTMLCMLCGKAEDSISVLPDDPRQSAPLF from the exons ATGTGCAACGGCTGTGTGCAAAAAGAATACCCGGACCGG GGGAACACTTGTCTGGAGAATGGCTCCTACCTGATGAACTACCTGGGCTGCGCCAACTGCCATCAGAGGGACTTTGTGCTGATCAGCAATAAAACCACAGAGGATGATGACGGAGAGGAGATAGTCACATATGACC atgtttgtaAAAACTGTGACCATGTCATCGCCAGGCACGAATACACTTTCTCTGTGGTTGATGAATATCAG GAGTACACTATGCTCTGCATGCTGTGTGGGAAGGCAGAGGACTCCATCAGTGTGTTACCCGATGACCCCAGACAGTCTGCACCTCTCTTCTAG